In the genome of Tannockella kyphosi, one region contains:
- the mobQ gene encoding MobQ family relaxase: MAIFHCSIKVISRGKSKSAVASAAYRSGAKITNEYDGETHDYTHKGGIYYSAILLPPHAPKEYADRSILWNAVEMIEKQHNAQLAREIEVSIPKEIPSYLWRRMMIDFCNSNFVKQGMIADLSIHNKDPNNPHCHIMLTMRPIKENGKWGAKSRKEYILDDSGNRIKLPSGNWKSTKVDTMDWNSQDNAEVWRANWSEHCNLYLENLGCEERIDHRSYERQGIDQIPSIHLGVSASQMEQKGIETDRGNINRQIHDDNKEVKIIKARITRLMKWQRELEVQPLDLSRGEFKSSILEKLNTNKGIVKNQYQTTKDLKNYVNVWNFLQANDIGNLEEFNAKIQAMNDSFYAIKSALKTIENDMGKLDKQLDLWAEYEQLKPIRKKHLKLTSKEQKSFYEQHTTELDRAEILNSKWAKFTNSGGKISTSTWKRERKELEQLSKTCDVKMKAYKEELGKAEKIQKVLDELFADVKQVPTKTKEIERYSK, from the coding sequence ATGGCAATATTTCATTGTTCTATTAAAGTCATAAGTCGAGGTAAAAGTAAATCTGCTGTTGCGTCTGCTGCTTACCGAAGTGGTGCTAAAATAACAAATGAATATGACGGAGAAACTCACGATTACACACACAAAGGTGGTATCTATTACAGTGCTATTTTACTACCACCCCACGCACCAAAAGAATATGCAGACCGTAGCATTTTATGGAACGCTGTTGAGATGATAGAAAAACAGCATAACGCACAACTTGCAAGGGAGATTGAAGTGTCGATACCGAAAGAAATCCCCTCATATCTATGGCGAAGAATGATGATAGATTTTTGCAATTCTAACTTTGTAAAGCAAGGTATGATAGCCGATTTATCTATCCACAACAAAGACCCTAACAACCCTCATTGTCACATCATGTTAACTATGCGACCTATCAAAGAAAATGGCAAATGGGGAGCAAAATCACGCAAAGAATATATACTTGATGATAGTGGTAATCGCATTAAACTTCCAAGTGGAAATTGGAAGTCAACAAAAGTTGATACAATGGATTGGAACAGCCAAGACAACGCAGAAGTTTGGCGAGCAAACTGGAGTGAGCATTGCAATCTCTATCTTGAAAATTTAGGGTGTGAAGAACGCATAGACCATCGAAGTTATGAAAGACAAGGCATTGACCAAATCCCATCTATTCATTTAGGAGTGTCAGCAAGTCAGATGGAACAAAAAGGTATTGAAACAGATAGAGGAAATATCAACCGACAAATCCATGATGACAACAAGGAAGTTAAGATAATTAAGGCAAGAATTACAAGGCTTATGAAGTGGCAAAGAGAACTAGAAGTGCAACCATTAGACTTATCGAGAGGAGAATTTAAGTCGTCTATACTTGAAAAATTAAATACAAACAAAGGCATCGTTAAAAATCAATACCAAACGACTAAAGACCTCAAAAATTATGTTAATGTATGGAATTTCTTACAAGCAAATGACATTGGAAATCTCGAAGAATTCAATGCAAAGATACAAGCGATGAATGATAGTTTCTACGCTATTAAATCAGCGTTAAAGACCATTGAGAATGATATGGGCAAACTAGATAAGCAACTTGATTTATGGGCTGAATACGAGCAATTAAAGCCTATTAGGAAGAAACACCTAAAACTGACGAGCAAAGAGCAAAAGTCTTTTTATGAGCAACATACAACTGAACTTGACCGAGCTGAAATTCTCAATTCTAAATGGGCGAAATTCACAAATAGTGGTGGAAAAATAAGCACTTCTACTTGGAAAAGAGAGCGTAAAGAATTAGAGCAATTAAGCAAAACTTGCGATGTGAAGATGAAAGCATATAAAGAAGAATTAGGCAAAGCAGAGAAAATACAAAAAGTACTTGATGAATTATTTGCTGATGTAAAACAAGTGCCTACTAAGACTAAAGAGATTGAGAGGTATTCGAAATAA
- a CDS encoding Dam family site-specific DNA-(adenine-N6)-methyltransferase yields the protein MRFIGSKTALVNEIENVINENTIGNEQIFCDLFSGTGTVARHFKSRYEIYSNDLLHFSYVIQKATIENNELPQFLKLKELGIVDPFSFLEETPIADCSYDEYFITQNYSPNKNCDRMYVSNKNATRIDFIRNTIEAWKQSSLINDTEYFYLLAGLIEGVPYVSNITGTYGAYLKEWDKRTYKEFEMRRLEVLDNKKNNRCFNTDGGKLIEELEGDILYLDPPYNSRQYAPNYHLLETISKYDYPTIKGVTGMRDYAEQKSLYCVKSEVLSAFDDLISKAKFTHIVVSYSSDGLMSAEQIEAVLKKHGISDTFKRYDIPYRKYKGKLSKQADTLYEYIFYIKKDFILENSDIISSFPNNTMVMQSKKYIKSPLNYIGGKYKLLPQIMPLFPPQINTLVDLFSGGANVGINTNANSIICNDINTKIIEMFTAFQQIDEQEIVFQIERNIKSFKLSKENQEGFLKFRDYYNNCPNPIDLYTLACYSFNYQFRFNNDLKYNNPFGKNRSQFSENMRTNLLLFVRKLKHTNIRFTNMDFARFDISNLGETDLVYCDPPYLITTGSYNDGNRGFKDWGENEETELYELLDKLNVQGVKFALSNVLTHKGKTNEILMNWSKKYKVVHLNFDYSNSSHNTVKGVSDEVLIINY from the coding sequence ATGAGATTTATAGGCAGTAAGACTGCTTTGGTAAATGAAATAGAAAATGTAATAAATGAAAATACAATTGGCAATGAACAAATTTTTTGCGACCTTTTTTCTGGCACGGGGACTGTCGCAAGGCATTTTAAATCAAGATATGAAATATATTCAAATGATTTATTGCATTTTTCTTATGTAATTCAAAAAGCAACAATAGAAAATAATGAATTGCCACAATTTTTGAAGCTAAAAGAATTAGGTATCGTTGATCCATTTAGTTTTTTGGAGGAAACACCAATTGCTGATTGCAGTTACGATGAATACTTTATTACTCAAAATTATTCTCCAAATAAAAACTGTGATAGAATGTATGTATCAAACAAAAATGCAACTCGAATTGATTTTATTCGCAATACAATAGAAGCTTGGAAACAATCTAGTTTGATTAATGACACAGAGTATTTTTATTTACTTGCAGGATTAATTGAGGGTGTTCCTTATGTTTCAAATATTACTGGTACTTATGGTGCTTATTTAAAAGAATGGGACAAACGCACTTATAAAGAATTTGAAATGAGAAGATTAGAAGTTCTTGATAATAAGAAAAACAATCGTTGTTTTAATACAGATGGTGGAAAATTAATTGAAGAACTTGAGGGAGATATTTTATATCTAGACCCACCATATAATTCTAGACAATATGCACCTAACTATCATCTGCTAGAAACAATTTCAAAGTACGATTACCCTACAATAAAAGGTGTAACTGGGATGAGAGATTATGCAGAGCAAAAATCATTATACTGTGTTAAATCTGAAGTTTTATCAGCTTTTGATGACTTGATTTCTAAGGCAAAATTCACACATATCGTTGTAAGTTACAGTAGTGATGGCTTAATGAGTGCAGAACAAATTGAAGCTGTTTTGAAAAAACATGGTATCAGTGATACGTTCAAAAGATATGATATTCCATATAGAAAATACAAAGGTAAATTATCAAAACAAGCAGATACATTGTATGAATATATTTTTTATATCAAAAAAGATTTTATTTTGGAAAATAGTGATATTATTTCTTCTTTTCCTAACAATACAATGGTTATGCAGTCAAAGAAATATATTAAAAGTCCTCTAAATTATATTGGTGGAAAATATAAATTACTACCGCAGATTATGCCATTGTTCCCACCTCAAATTAATACTTTGGTCGACCTTTTTTCAGGTGGTGCTAATGTTGGGATTAACACTAATGCTAATAGTATAATTTGTAATGATATTAACACAAAAATTATAGAAATGTTTACAGCATTTCAGCAAATAGATGAACAAGAAATAGTATTTCAAATTGAAAGAAATATTAAAAGTTTTAAGTTATCTAAGGAAAATCAAGAGGGTTTTTTGAAATTCAGAGATTACTACAATAACTGCCCAAATCCGATAGATTTATATACATTAGCTTGCTACTCTTTCAATTATCAGTTTAGGTTTAATAATGACCTTAAATACAATAATCCGTTTGGGAAAAACAGAAGTCAATTTTCAGAAAATATGAGAACAAATTTATTACTATTTGTGCGAAAGTTAAAACATACAAACATTCGATTTACAAACATGGATTTTGCAAGGTTTGATATATCAAACTTAGGAGAAACAGATTTAGTATATTGTGACCCACCATACCTTATTACTACAGGAAGTTACAATGATGGTAATAGAGGTTTTAAGGATTGGGGCGAAAACGAAGAAACAGAACTGTATGAACTTTTAGATAAATTGAATGTGCAGGGAGTAAAGTTTGCATTATCCAATGTGCTAACACACAAAGGTAAAACTAATGAAATACTTATGAACTGGAGCAAGAAATATAAAGTTGTTCACTTGAATTTTGATTATTCTAATTCAAGCCATAATACTGTAAAGGGGGTAAGTGATGAAGTGTTGATAATAAACTATTAA
- a CDS encoding DUF3847 domain-containing protein: MTKKTIVEQLKETQIEIEKTRTEKKQKEHQLEKLQKREREKNRSKRTRNLIEKGAILESINPSIQSLSNEQLQAFLQQVLQSERALHLLSKMTATEDTQ; this comes from the coding sequence ATGACAAAGAAAACAATCGTAGAGCAACTCAAAGAAACACAAATCGAGATTGAAAAAACAAGAACAGAAAAGAAACAAAAGGAACATCAACTAGAAAAGTTGCAAAAGCGTGAACGAGAAAAGAATCGAAGCAAACGCACACGCAATTTAATTGAAAAAGGTGCAATCTTGGAAAGTATCAATCCATCTATCCAATCCCTATCCAACGAGCAGTTACAAGCATTTTTGCAACAAGTATTGCAGAGTGAGCGAGCATTGCATTTGCTTAGTAAAATGACAGCAACCGAAGATACGCAGTAA